The genomic region CGCCGCTCACCCAGATGACGGCGACGTTGCCCGGGACCCCCAGGAGAAAAGCCAAAACGTCCAACCCCAAAGCTGCCCCCACgcccgggggcagccccgggggctcctCGAAATTCGGGGAGGTGAAGTTGAGCTCGAGGTCGGCGTAGTCGGTGCCGAGGTGGTCCCACGAAGGCGTCATCCTCCGTCGGAGTCACCCCAAGTGGAGTTTGGGGGGTCTCGGAGATGTCTCCACCGCTGCCACCACGACGGGGACCTTTCTGACCACAGGGCAGGATCCGTCCCCTCCGGAACGAGAAGTTTGAGCAACCTCCGGGCAATGGGATGGGACCTTTGCGTCACCCGGCCCCGAAAAATTGCCCCAGCAGCAAAAATTCTCCCAAAAAGGAGAACTTCAGGAGCAGGTCTTGCTCAATACTTTATAGGAGCCAGaacaccccccacccccccgatttaatttttctttcctttttttaaaaaaaaattttgaatttttgagATTTTGGGTGCCAACTTACCCCCCCAAAGGACGCTCCCGGAGCTCACAACGTTCCCGGCGGGATCCCACAAGTTGTGTCCCTCCCCGCCGCACCCACACGTGCCCTGAGTCACCCAGGGGTGGAGGAGCCTCGATGGGGTGGAGGAGCCCCGGGGCTGCATCGCCCTCCCCGGGGGGGGAAACCCCAACGAGCAGCTCAAGGAGAAACCCCAAGGGGCAACCCCAAGGAGAACCCCAAGGGGGAACCCCCAGGATCAACCCCCAAGGGGCAACCCCTGGAGAATCGCAAGAACCCCAAAAAGCAGCTCAAGGAACAACCCCAAGGAGACCCCCAAGGTGAACCCCAAAAAAGAGCAGCTCAAAGAGCAACCCCAAGGAGAACCCCAAAGGTCAACCCCTGGAGAatcccaaaaaccccaaaaagcAGCTCAAGGAACAACCCCAAGGAGAAAACCCAAGGGGGAACCCCAAAAAGCAGTTCAAGGAGCAACCCCAAGGGGAAACCCCTCGAGAATCCCAAAAAGCAGCTCAAGGAGCAACCCCAAGGAGAACCCCAAGGTGAACCCCAAAAAGCAGTTCAAGGAGCAACCCCAAGGGGAAACCCCTCGAGAatcccaaaaaccccaaaaagcAGCTCAAGGAGCAACCCCAAGGAGAACCCCAAACAGCAACCCCAAGAACCCCAAAAAGCAGCTTAAGGAGCAACCCCGAGGAGCAACCCATGGACAACCCCTTGAAAAAGAACCCCAAGAAGAACCCCAAAAAGCAGTTCAAGGAGCAACCCCAAGGAGAACCCCAAGAACCAGCTCAAGGAGCAACCCCAAGGGGCAACCCCTGGAGAATCCCAGGAACCCCAAAAAGCAACTCAAAGAACAACCCACGGACAACCCCTTGAAGAAGACCCCCAAGAAGAACCCCAAAAAGCAACCCCAAGGAGAGCAACCCAAGGAACACCTCGAGGACACGCAACCCACAGCGGCTCGGCGATTTATTGGCGACGTCGGACGTGGCTACGGCGAAGGCACGGGGCTGAGGTGGTGGGGGCGAAGTGGGGGGTGACCCCTTTTTGGTGGGGCGCGCCACACCCCGGCACTTTGGGGTGGATTTTGGGGTGGATTTCGCCCAACTGGAGGAGGCTCAGCCTCACCTCAGAGCTCGCTGCCCCATGGGGATGTGGGGCGGGGAGGGCTTCAGGTGGTTTTTATGGGGCCGGGAGTGGGGCACGGGGTCCAggctcggaggaggaggaggaggaggcagctccaggaggCTGGAGCGTGGTGGCCTCCGGAGAGCCTCCAAGGAGGTCCACGAGGCCAAGACCTCGGTTTCTTTGACCCTCCGATTTCCCCACTCTGGCAAAAAAAAGGATAGAGGACAACAAACGCATCCCCTCGTAAATTCGGGTCCCAtccaaaccccccccaaaaaaaaagaggaggagaaggcggTGGCCTCAAGCAGGTCAGACGTTGGTGCTGACGCTGTGGTCATCGGCGGTGGACTTGGTCTTGGCGCGGCTGTCGCCCAAGGTGCTCCCGGAGAGGTCCTCGCTCATCACGCCGCGCAGCACGGCGCGCCAGGAGCGCCGGCACTTGTCCTTGAAGTCCTGGCCCATCACCACGTAGATGATGGGGTTGATGCAGCTGTTGATGTAGGCCACCCCGGTGACCACCGGGTCCACCGCCACCGCGCTCTTGAACAGGGAGCTGGTGGGCGAGGTGGAGGCCAGGATGAGCCCCACCACGTGGAAGGGCAACCAGCAGGCAAAGAAGCTGACGATGACCACCAGGACGAGCCTGGTGGCCTTCTTGGAGCGGGCGAAGCGCTTGCTGCGGACgcgggccagcagcagcccgtAGCACACGGAGATGACCACGAAGGGCGCGAGGAAGCCGAAAATGAACCGGGAGACGGAGGTGAGGAGCTCGGTGAGGCGCTGGTGCCGCCCGACCGTGGAGTAATCCAAAACGCACGTCGCCTTCTCGGAGATGGGGTCCCGCCGTAAACCGCGGAAGATGATGGAGGGGAGGGTGAGGAGGAAGGCCAGCAGCCACGCGGCCACGCAAGCCCCCCGGGCCACCGCCGGGGTCCGGTGGTTTTGGCACCACACCGGGCGCATCACCAGGGCGCAGCGGTCGGCGCTGATGGCCATCAAGAGCAAGACGCTGGCGAACATGTTGAGGATGGtgagggagggcaggagcttGCAGGCGAAGCCCCCCAAGGGCCAGTGGTGGTCTTGGGTCAACGGGAGGGCCAAGAAGGGCAAGGCCAAGCAGCAGAGGAGGTCGGCCAGCGCCAGGTTGAGGAACCAGACGCCGTTGACCGTGCGCCGCAGCTCGAAGCCGCTCACCCAGACGACGGCGGCGTTGCCCAAAACGCCCAGGAGGAAGATGATGGTGTAGAGGGCCAGGATGGCGCGGTGGCCGGCGGGGACCTCGTAGTCGCCGAAGTCGTCGAAGATGTAGTCCTCCACGCCGGAGTAGTTGGAGTAGTTGTAGCCCTGGAAGTCCATCGTGCACCTAGGAGCAAATCCCGTTATAGGGGAAGGGGCGGCGGGACGAGGATTTCGCCCtcggggtgtcccccccccccccgtagGATGTGTCCCCAACACGAGGAGGGCGCGGGGACACCTCGTGGTGGCCCCCCCAATATTAGGCTGAAAAAGGAG from Anas acuta chromosome 34, bAnaAcu1.1, whole genome shotgun sequence harbors:
- the LOC137846610 gene encoding C5a anaphylatoxin chemotactic receptor 1-like, with translation MDFQGYNYSNYSGVEDYIFDDFGDYEVPAGHRAILALYTIIFLLGVLGNAAVVWVSGFELRRTVNGVWFLNLALADLLCCLALPFLALPLTQDHHWPLGGFACKLLPSLTILNMFASVLLLMAISADRCALVMRPVWCQNHRTPAVARGACVAAWLLAFLLTLPSIIFRGLRRDPISEKATCVLDYSTVGRHQRLTELLTSVSRFIFGFLAPFVVISVCYGLLLARVRSKRFARSKKATRLVLVVIVSFFACWLPFHVVGLILASTSPTSSLFKSAVAVDPVVTGVAYINSCINPIIYVVMGQDFKDKCRRSWRAVLRGVMSEDLSGSTLGDSRAKTKSTADDHSVSTNV